The genomic region atcccagtgttttctgcttacaAGTACAGAGGtgggcagaaagaaagaaagaggccCCCTTGGATGATAGAGCCGCAGGTACATATGTATTTCTAATGAGTACCACTGAGTTAGGGAATTTTCTAAACCTATAaacaaatatctttttattgtattactTAGGTTCAGTATCACTGACTGAGTGTTTAAACTTTTGCAGCTTGAagacacaaatgacaaaaacatgcagaaaagtAATAAACCTGCGTACCAGCACCAGGCCAGTAACGAAGATTATAAGAAAAACAGCGACTATAACAGGGGCCATTTATTTCCATGGTCTTATGGATTTGAAAGAAGTGACAAAATCTCAACGtgcacactgacaaacattGTTCCACAAGTTAATTCTTTCAACAACGGAAGTTGGCAAAACATGGAGAACTGTGTCAAATGTGTCCTGGAAAAGTACTGCAACAATAGTAATGGTAAAATTGAAGGTTATGTAGTGACTGGAGCAAAGCCTGGTACTTTCAAAATCAAAGAGAAGGTTAATATACCTTCAATGCTCTGGTCggctttctgctgttacagtcaAATAGAGAAAAAGTGGATAGCGAGTGCACATTGGGGCAATAACACTAAATATGGCCCTAAATATCTGGAGACGAAGACTTTGGAAGAACTCCAACAAGAACTGAGCACTGGAAACAAAAGATTTCAGGTATTTCCTGGAACACAGTGTCCTCTCAAAGAAACTGTTGCTAAGTATTATCCAGAGATTAATGAAGACTTTaagatcaaaaataaaaacaagaaaaaggaaacaaagttTTGCCCACCCCAGCCTACAACCACATCACCCCAACCTACAACCACATCACCCCAGCCTACAACCACATCACCCCAGCCTACAACCACATCACCCCAGCCTACAACCACATCACCCCAACCTACAACCACATCACCCCAACCTACAACCACATCACCTCAGCCTACCCTCAAAAGAGTTCCTGCTTCGGAT from Anabas testudineus chromosome 18, fAnaTes1.2, whole genome shotgun sequence harbors:
- the LOC113168600 gene encoding uncharacterized protein LOC113168600; this encodes MMSPLKMWCLLPFAVLLLLSITPTETEVVNEMSDCEGFLLNETLPNIPGVLEHGNIQDQNRYKVICQTYNDTRRFVTLYDTNNKIPVFSAYKYRGGQKERKRPPWMIEPQLEDTNDKNMQKSNKPAYQHQASNEDYKKNSDYNRGHLFPWSYGFERSDKISTCTLTNIVPQVNSFNNGSWQNMENCVKCVLEKYCNNSNGKIEGYVVTGAKPGTFKIKEKVNIPSMLWSAFCCYSQIEKKWIASAHWGNNTKYGPKYLETKTLEELQQELSTGNKRFQVFPGTQCPLKETVAKYYPEINEDFKIKNKNKKKETKFCPPQPTTTSPQPTTTSPQPTTTSPQPTTTSPQPTTTSPQPTTTSPQPTTTSPQPTLKRVPASDAPQH